The Quercus robur chromosome 7, dhQueRobu3.1, whole genome shotgun sequence genome has a segment encoding these proteins:
- the LOC126693042 gene encoding protein NDH-DEPENDENT CYCLIC ELECTRON FLOW 5, translating to MACNSLSLFSPNYFIPISTKPPAKHLFSSHTYLPCNFSQYYNSKREFPLPSVASIPYQPINVDYLEEEFSGHGVTFEGIGDNCVAKMGLENGSTVNLMLPSGLISSYKAPMWHGGKVELLHTSVSEDENGGAVIQGGVSLALNCSSDGDDEVSWSPCNWALRNIRGDAQESIQVELIDRDSENKIEVKYIVTLKKDMLSSELVVSNSNSSSLLQLTGSIVSHLVVSTPDATYALGLEGSDFFNRSPLLTNFALVPPDFGQKNEFGLGQFLGQMTLKGLSSGWGARNQNTADDAESSPRESEEEMEGEEDDNYKHLKQQMSRIYTSAPRYFTIIDRGKRNSVGVGREGFDELYMFSPGSRHEYYSTYSYVCVGQSALLKPIILGPEEEWRGLQHLHNPNL from the exons ATGGCTTGCAATTCACTTTCACTATTCTCACCCAATTATTTCATTCCCATATCCACTAAACCACCTGCTAAACATTTGTTTTCTTCCCACACTTATCTTCCATGCAATTTTAGTCAGTACTATAATAGCAAGAGAGAATTTCCACTACCATCAGTGGCTTCAATCCCATACCAACCCATCAATGTGGACTACTTGGAGGAAGAATTCAGTGGACATGGAGTCACCTTTGAAGGTATTGGTGATAACTGTGTTGCCAAGATGGGACTCGAAAACGGAAGCACAGTCAACTTGATGCTACCAAGTGGCTTAATTTCATCATACAAAGCTCCCATGTGGCATGGAGGCAAGGTGGAGTTGCTGCACACATCAGTCTCTGAGGATGAGAATGGTGGTGCTGTCATTCAAGGAGGGGTGTCTTTAGCCTTAAATTGTTCCAGTGATGGTGATGACGAAGTTTCTTGGTCTCCATGTAATTGGGCTCTTCGTAATATAAGAGGCGATGCTCAAGAATCCATTCAG GTAGAACTGATAGATAGGGACTCGGAGAACAAAATTGAAGTAAAATACATTGTGACTCTCAAAAAAGATATGTTAAGCTCAGAGCTTGTTGTCTCAAACTCCAACTCTTCTTCATTGCTCCAACTGACGGGGTCCATTGTAAGCCATTTGGTAGTGAGCACGCCAGATGCAACTTATGCACTCGGATTAGAAGGATCGGACTTCTTCAACAGGTCACCATTATTAACAAACTTTGCTTTAGTTCCTCCGGATTTCGGCCAGAAAAATGAATTTGGCTTAGGCCAATTTTTGGGTCAAATGACACTGAAAGGCCTTTCGTCTGGTTGGGGTGCAAGAAATCAAAACACTGCTGATGATGCAGAAAGCAGCCCAAGAGAAAGTGAAGAAGAAATGGAGGGTGAAGAAGATGACAACTACAAGCATTTAAAACAACAAATGAGTCGGATATACACCAGTGCGCCTCGGTATTTCACAATAATTGACAGG GGTAAAAGAAACTCAGTGGGAGTAGGGAGGGAAGGATTTGATGAACTATACATGTTCAGTCCTGGCTCAAGACATGAATACTACAGCACATATTCTTATGTATGTGTCGGCCAGTCAGCCTTGCTCAAACCTATCATCCTAGGTCCTGAAGAAGAATGGAGAGGTCTGCAGCATTTACATAACCCAAATCTCTAA
- the LOC126693044 gene encoding photosynthetic NDH subunit of subcomplex B 2, chloroplastic, translating to MASLLSFSLPKPNIIKASTSSPATTISIAENLDAKFGRKGIKFLESDNVPMVELTVRNGSSVKLRIPDAHVTSYKPKVQWKDDGFTEVLYTIPAVGADSSKSKGGIGLLINEFSEPGSKGSSLLTSTSKWSVKDVDYDAIDALQVELSCISGTLDITYVVSLYPLSMATAVVIKNNGRKAVTLNNAILSHFISKKRNGTAIQGLQCSSYCSHPPLSSPFAILSPAEAMKTESPGWFSFGSEPEDKRDSWTLQDVPFTTLNNKLSRVYAVPLKERLKGFYNTLPSKFEIIDQGRELVFRVVRMGFEDIYLSSPGSLSEKYGKYYFICTGLASILEPVIVKPGEDWRGAQVIEHDNL from the exons atggCTTCTCTTCTATCCTTCTCTCTCCCAAAACCAAACATAATAAAGGCTTCTACCTCTTCTCCAGCAACTACCATTTCCATAGCAGAGAATCTTGATGCAAAATTTGGCAGGAAAGGCATCAAGTTCTTGGAGTCTGACAATGTTCCAATGGTAGAGCTGACAGTGAGAAATGGCAGCTCTGTAAAGCTGCGAATACCCGATGCCCATGTCACTTCATACAAGCCAAAAGTCCAGTGGAAGGATGATGGTTTCACGGAGGTTCTTTATACAATTCCAGCTGTTGGAGCAGATTCTAGCAAATCCAAGGGTGGGATAGGCTTGCTCATCAATGAGTTTTCCGAACCTGGTTCTAAAGGGTCATCTCTTCTCACCAGTACTTCTAAATGGTCTGTAAAAGATGTTGATTACGATGCCATTGATGCTCTTCAG GTTGAATTGAGCTGTATTAGTGGAACACTTGATATTACCTATGTTGTGTCACTCTATCCACTAAGCATGGCAACAGCTGTTGTAATAAAGAATAATGGCCGCAAGGCAGTGACTTTAAACAATGCTATACTGAGCCATTTTATATCTAAAAAACGAAATGGGACAGCCATACAAGGTCTTCAGTGCAGTTCTTACTGCTCACACCCTCCTCTCTCTTCGCCCTTTGCAATTCTATCACCAGCTGAAGCAATGAAAACTGAGTCTCCTGGATGGTTCTCTTTTGGTTCTGAGCCTGAAGATAAACGTGACTCGTGGACTCTACAAGATGTGCCCTTCACCACTTTGAATAACAAGCTCAGCCGAGTTTATGCCGTCCCTCTAAAAGAGAGATTGAAGGGATTTTATAACACCCTaccttcaaaatttgaaataattgaTCAG GGACGCGAGCTTGTCTTCAGGGTGGTACGGATGGGTTTTGAAGACATTTATTTATCCAGCCCAGGTTCCTTGTCAGAGAAGTATGGGAAATACTACTTTATCTGCACTGGCCTTGCTTCTATACTGGAGCCTGTCATTGTGAAACCTGGTGAAGATTGGAGGGGGGCACAGGTTATTGAGcatgataatttataa
- the LOC126693045 gene encoding T-complex protein 1 subunit theta — protein MGLQMQSHGIQSMLKEGHKHLSGLDEAVLKNIDACKQLSLITRTSLGPNGMNKMVINHLDKLFVTNDAATIVNELEVQHPAAKILVLAGKAQQEEIGDGANLTISFAGELLQNAEELIRMGLHPSEIISGYTKAINKTVEILDELVENGSETMDVRNKDQVLSRIRAAVASKQFGQEDILCSLVADACIQVCPKNPANFNVDNVRVAKLLGGGLHNSAVVRGMVLKSDAVGSIKHIEKAKVAVFAGGVDSSATETKGTVLIHSAEQLENYSKTEEAKIEELIKSVADSGAKVIVSGAAVGEMALHFCERYKLMVLKISSKFELRRFCRTTGAVAMLKLSQPNPDDLGYVDSISVEEIGGARVIIVKNEEGGNSVSTVVLRGSTDSILDDLERAVDDGVNTYKAMCRDSRIVPGAAATEIELAKRVKEFSYKETGLDQYAIAKFAESFEMVPKTLAENAGLNAMEIISSLYAEHASGNSKVGIDLEEGVCKDVSTLCVWDLYITKFFALKYAADAACTVLRVDQIIMAKPAGGPKRDQPAGVDED, from the exons AACAAGATGGTTATCAATCATTTAGACAAGCTGTTTGTGACCAATGACGCTGCCACTATTGTGAATGAACTTGAGGTTCAGCATCCTGCTGCTAAGATTCTTGTTTTGGCCGGCAAGGCCCAACAAGAGGAAATTGGGGATGGTGCTAATTTGACAATTTCTTTTGCTGGGGAGCTCCTTCAAAATGCAGAGGAACTTATAAGGATGGGCCTGCACCCAAGTGAGATCATCAGTGGGTACACTAAAGCCATCAATAAGACAGTTGAAATCTTGGATGAGCTGGTTGAGAACGGTTCTGAGACTATGGATGTGCGTAATAAGGATCAAGTTCTTTCTCGCATCAGAGCCGCTGTTGCTAGCAAGCAGTTTGGTCAAGAAGATATCTTGTGCTCCCTTGTTGCTGAT GCATGCATACAAGTGTGCCCGAAGAACCCAGCAAACTTTAATGTGGATAACGTCCGTGTTGCTAAGCTCTTGGGAGGAGGTCTGCATAATTCTGCAGTAGTTCGGGGCATGGTTTTGAAAAGTGATGCTGTGGGGAGTATAAAGCATATTGAGAAGGCAAAG GTTGCTGTGTTTGCTGGTGGTGTTGATTCTTCTGCAACTGAAACGAAAGGAACTGTCTTAATTCATTCTGCTGAGCAG CTAGAAAACTATTCAAAAACTGAAGAAGCAAAGATTGAGGAGCTTATCAAATCAGTTGCAGATTCAGGTGCCAAAGTAATTGTCAGTGGAGCAGCGGTGGGAGAGATGGCATTACACTTCTGTGAGCGTTATAA GCTCATGGTTCTGAAGATCTCTTCAAAATTTGAGTTGCGTCGATTTTGCCGAACAACTGGTGCTGTTGCAATG CTGAAGCTTAGCCAGCCTAACCCAGATGATTTGGGATATGTTGATTCTATTTCAGTTGAGGAAATTGGTGGTGCTAGG gtCATTATTGTCAAGAATGAAGAAGGTGGGAACTCTGTTTCCACTGTGGTTTTACGAGGAAGTACTGATAGTATACTAGATGACCTTGAAAGAGCAGTTGATGATGGAGTCAACACCTACAAG GCTATGTGCCGGGACAGCCGTATTGTACCTGGAGCTGCTGCTACTGAGATTGAGTTAGCTAAAAGAGTGAAGGAATTCTCATACAAAGAAACTGG ATTGGATCAGTATGCTATAGCAAAATTTGCTGAAAGTTTTGAGATGGTTCCTAAAACGCTGGCTGAGAATGCTGGGCTTAATGCAATGGAGATCATATCTTCTCTATATGCTGAACATGCATCTGGTAATAGCAAAGTGGGTATTGACTTGGAGGAAGGCGTTTGCAAGGATGTCTCAACCTTGTGTGTCTGGGACCTCTACATCACTAA GTTCTTTGCTCTCAAATATGCTGCAGATGCTGCTTGCACTGTACTGCGGGTGGACCAG ATTATAATGGCAAAACCGGCAGGTGGTCCAAAGAGAGATCAGCCTGCAGGGGTGGATGAGGACTAG